The Lewinellaceae bacterium genome includes a region encoding these proteins:
- a CDS encoding NADH-quinone oxidoreductase subunit M, whose protein sequence is MDILTLLVVIPILTIIGLMISRDYKQARVVAAVGMGLQFLQSVYLLFAFLRERASGNEADMLFTRSMVWFKQFNIHYDIGVDGISVAMILLTGIVTFAGVFISWQVKELSKEFFISLIILATGVFGFFISLDLFTMFVFYEIAVIPMYLLIGIWGSGPKEYSAMKLTLMLMGGSAFLLVGLLGIYFNSAGDGGALTFNIMEIAKQHIPIEAQRFFFPLTFVGFGVLGALFPFHTWSPDGHASAPTAVSMLHAGVLMKLGGYGAFRVAMFLMPEAASEMAWFFIILTAISVIYGAFGAIAQKDLKYINAYSSVSHCGLVLFAVLMINKTAFNGAVLQMLSHGLMTALFFALIGMLYGRTHTRDVYKMGGLMKVLPFISAVYVIAGLASLGLPGLSGFVAEMTIFVGAFQHPDAFHRIATIIAISAIVVTAVYILRVVGIMLMGPIKHDEFNDLPRAMWFEKVAAVLLIIPILGMGLAPLWLSNMIGDSLGPLMEKFSFLLGN, encoded by the coding sequence ATGGATATTTTAACTTTACTAGTTGTTATTCCAATTTTGACCATCATCGGTTTGATGATCAGTCGGGATTATAAACAGGCGAGAGTGGTAGCTGCCGTGGGAATGGGGCTCCAGTTTTTGCAATCTGTTTATTTGCTTTTTGCCTTCCTTCGGGAGCGGGCTTCGGGCAATGAAGCTGATATGCTTTTTACCAGAAGCATGGTTTGGTTCAAGCAGTTCAACATCCATTATGATATTGGGGTGGACGGCATTTCCGTAGCGATGATCTTATTGACCGGGATCGTCACCTTTGCCGGCGTTTTCATCTCCTGGCAAGTGAAGGAATTATCAAAAGAATTCTTCATTTCCCTTATCATCCTGGCAACGGGGGTATTTGGCTTCTTCATCTCCCTCGATTTGTTCACCATGTTTGTATTTTACGAGATAGCGGTTATTCCGATGTACCTCCTTATCGGAATCTGGGGAAGTGGTCCGAAGGAATATTCGGCGATGAAACTTACCCTGATGCTTATGGGAGGATCAGCTTTTCTGCTGGTAGGGCTACTCGGAATTTACTTCAATTCAGCAGGTGACGGCGGAGCACTGACCTTTAATATCATGGAAATTGCCAAACAGCATATCCCAATTGAGGCCCAGCGTTTTTTCTTCCCTTTAACTTTTGTGGGTTTTGGCGTTTTGGGAGCGCTTTTCCCCTTTCATACGTGGTCTCCTGACGGCCATGCTTCTGCCCCTACAGCAGTTTCCATGTTACACGCGGGAGTATTGATGAAACTGGGAGGATACGGTGCTTTCAGGGTAGCCATGTTCCTCATGCCTGAAGCCGCCAGTGAAATGGCGTGGTTTTTCATCATTCTCACAGCGATAAGCGTCATTTACGGTGCGTTTGGAGCGATTGCCCAAAAAGACCTGAAATATATCAATGCCTATTCCTCAGTGAGCCACTGCGGATTGGTTTTATTTGCCGTGTTGATGATCAACAAGACGGCCTTCAACGGAGCCGTACTGCAGATGCTCTCCCACGGCCTGATGACGGCCCTTTTCTTTGCCCTTATCGGAATGCTGTATGGAAGAACCCATACCCGTGATGTGTATAAAATGGGTGGTTTGATGAAAGTCCTGCCGTTTATTTCTGCCGTTTACGTCATTGCCGGTCTGGCCTCTTTGGGATTGCCCGGACTGAGCGGATTCGTAGCGGAAATGACCATCTTCGTGGGCGCTTTCCAGCATCCTGATGCGTTCCACAGAATTGCGACCATCATCGCCATATCAGCCATAGTGGTCACCGCAGTGTATATTCTCAGAGTCGTAGGCATCATGCTGATGGGACCGATCAAGCATGACGAATTCAACGACCTGCCCAGGGCTATGTGGTTTGAAAAGGTAGCAGCCGTTTTATTGATCATTCCAATCTTAGGAATGGGTCTTGCTCCACTTTGGCTTTCGAATATGATCGGTGACAGCCTTGGCCCCTTGATGGAAAAATTCAGTTTCCTTTTGGGAAATTAG
- a CDS encoding NADH-quinone oxidoreductase subunit N — MELSSLLLMRQELLLTAIILIILGAEIFLSKEQKGLIVPIALGLFAIQLVVGFFPMEYGSLFGKMYQNSGLTHLMKNILNIGVMIIFLQSASWLRQDVINQGRGTEFYLLVLSTLLGMYFMISAGDFLMFYLGLELSSLPLAALAAFDIYKKRSAEAGIKFILSAAMASGVSLYGISMIYGVTGSLYFDEIATTFNFGGLEVMALVFFFAGLAFKMSLVPFHFWTADVYEGAPISITSYLSVISKGAAVFILTIILFNFMKSMQDVWKDIVYIIAILTMTLGNLFALRQKNMKRFLAFSSIAQAGFLLLGVIAGTQSGMAVVVYFVLIYIFSNLGAFGVVQAIYVNTGKENMDDYEGLYLTNPKLSLVMLLSLFSLAGIPPVAGFFGKFFLFMAAAGEGYYWLVLVAVINVIISLYYYLLVVRAMFLRKSDNAIPMFTSDNLLKLGLIICVFGILVAGLYSPLYEYIFALSALK, encoded by the coding sequence ATGGAATTAAGTAGTTTATTATTGATGAGACAGGAGCTATTGCTGACAGCGATCATCCTGATCATTTTAGGGGCAGAGATTTTTCTTTCCAAAGAACAGAAGGGGTTAATTGTCCCCATCGCCCTTGGCCTTTTTGCCATTCAACTCGTGGTGGGTTTTTTCCCGATGGAATATGGTAGCCTTTTCGGTAAAATGTACCAAAATTCAGGACTGACGCACCTGATGAAAAATATCCTCAACATAGGAGTGATGATCATCTTCCTGCAATCTGCCTCCTGGCTTCGTCAGGATGTCATCAACCAGGGACGAGGTACGGAGTTTTACCTGTTGGTATTGTCCACTCTGCTCGGGATGTATTTCATGATCTCGGCCGGGGACTTTTTGATGTTCTACCTGGGACTGGAACTTTCCTCCCTCCCGTTGGCAGCCCTGGCAGCCTTTGACATTTATAAAAAACGTTCTGCTGAGGCGGGGATCAAATTCATCCTTTCGGCGGCGATGGCTTCCGGCGTATCCCTTTATGGAATTTCGATGATCTACGGGGTCACCGGCTCATTGTATTTTGACGAAATCGCTACCACTTTTAATTTCGGCGGGCTTGAGGTCATGGCGCTGGTATTTTTCTTTGCAGGGCTGGCCTTTAAAATGTCGCTGGTGCCTTTTCATTTCTGGACCGCAGATGTTTATGAAGGAGCGCCCATCTCTATTACCTCTTACCTATCCGTGATTTCAAAAGGAGCCGCTGTATTTATTTTGACGATCATTCTTTTTAATTTCATGAAGTCAATGCAGGATGTCTGGAAGGATATTGTTTACATCATTGCAATCCTCACCATGACCCTGGGTAATTTATTCGCCCTGCGTCAAAAAAACATGAAACGATTCCTGGCCTTCTCCTCTATTGCCCAGGCAGGATTCCTGCTCCTTGGTGTCATAGCAGGTACCCAAAGCGGGATGGCTGTAGTCGTATATTTTGTATTGATTTACATCTTCTCTAACCTCGGAGCCTTTGGAGTGGTACAAGCTATTTATGTGAATACCGGGAAAGAAAATATGGATGATTATGAAGGCCTGTACCTTACCAATCCAAAATTGAGTCTGGTGATGTTATTGTCACTATTCTCTCTTGCAGGAATCCCCCCCGTGGCAGGTTTCTTTGGAAAATTTTTCCTGTTTATGGCCGCAGCCGGTGAAGGATATTACTGGCTGGTATTGGTAGCTGTGATCAATGTTATTATTTCCTTGTACTACTATTTACTGGTCGTTCGGGCCATGTTTTTGAGAAAAAGCGATAATGCTATTCCAATGTTCACTTCCGATAATCTTTTAAAACTGGGATTGATCATTTGTGTATTTGGCATCCTCGTTGCGGGGCTTTACAGTCCACTTTACGAGTATATTTTCGCCTTAAGCGCGTTGAAATAG
- a CDS encoding c-type cytochrome yields MQKLIIGSLVSGFLFFISMGSSDHPEIVFDEETSVANILEKLGDLPQPHKPDLRLPGVSAENGRSILFEGISLDASGHKMPRQSKHFVCTSCHNMVKEDPDLSVSDPEARLAYAREHQLPFLQGTTLYGVVNRTHFYNGDYDKKYGDLVKEARNDLRGAINLCAVECSQGRNLEKWEMESILAYLWTIDLKMSDLILNERERSSITAALNGRSDKSEAIELLKSRYLQASPATFLTPPEDRTKGYGLKGNPENGKAIYELSCLHCHDKGRYAFFVLDDSKFSFDFLDKHVDRYTRYSIYQVGRYGTYPLNGKKSYMPQYTKEKMSNQQMEDLRAYIGQMAKGI; encoded by the coding sequence ATGCAAAAATTAATCATTGGTTCCCTCGTGTCCGGATTTTTGTTTTTCATCAGCATGGGCTCTTCGGATCACCCTGAAATAGTCTTTGATGAGGAAACTTCCGTGGCCAATATTCTTGAAAAACTGGGCGATTTGCCCCAGCCCCATAAACCTGACCTTAGGTTACCCGGCGTTTCGGCAGAAAATGGCCGCAGCATCCTTTTTGAAGGCATCAGCCTGGATGCTTCCGGCCATAAAATGCCGCGCCAGAGTAAACATTTCGTTTGTACCTCCTGCCACAACATGGTAAAGGAAGATCCCGATCTCAGCGTTTCCGATCCCGAGGCCCGACTGGCTTACGCCAGGGAACACCAACTCCCCTTTCTCCAGGGAACAACACTTTACGGAGTGGTCAACAGAACACATTTTTACAACGGGGATTACGATAAAAAATACGGCGACCTCGTAAAAGAAGCCCGCAATGACCTGAGGGGCGCCATCAACCTGTGTGCCGTAGAATGTTCACAGGGCCGAAATCTGGAAAAATGGGAAATGGAATCTATCCTTGCCTACCTTTGGACTATTGACCTTAAAATGAGCGACCTCATCCTTAACGAGCGGGAACGTTCCTCCATCACAGCCGCATTAAACGGCAGATCCGATAAATCGGAAGCTATCGAACTCCTGAAATCCCGTTATCTTCAAGCCTCACCGGCGACCTTTCTCACCCCGCCGGAAGACCGAACGAAAGGCTACGGACTCAAGGGAAATCCCGAAAACGGTAAAGCAATCTACGAACTCAGTTGTCTGCACTGTCACGACAAGGGCAGGTACGCCTTTTTTGTATTGGATGACTCCAAGTTTTCTTTTGACTTCCTGGACAAACATGTCGATCGTTATACCCGGTATTCCATTTACCAGGTGGGGCGTTATGGCACTTATCCGTTGAACGGGAAGAAAAGTTATATGCCACAATACACGAAGGAAAAAATGAGCAACCAGCAAATGGAAGACCTGCGGGCTTACATCGGGCAGATGGCAAAGGGGATATAA
- a CDS encoding Gfo/Idh/MocA family oxidoreductase: MTIKWGIIGCGRIAHKFIQDFEFVEKGIVVAVASRSMEKAAEFAGQYDVKKAYGTYDALAADPEVDAIYIATPHNFHLQHMKLCFNHGKNVLCEKPVTVNAIEFEEATALAKAKNVFLMEAMWTWYLPAVKKAKEWIGQGKIGDLKFIRADFGFKAQFNAEDRTYNPDLAAGALLDIGIYPLGLAAFLVDSEIKNVQCAGYLGTTGIDEYNAISLVYENGVFVQASSGVVSDLHNDAYIVGTKGYIRIVDFWKSKKVILETPEGVKIFEDECPSHGYNYETEAVNELLLAGKKESPVITLDHSMRSMKLMDAIRKEMGLRYPFEN, translated from the coding sequence ATGACCATCAAATGGGGAATTATCGGATGCGGCAGGATCGCGCATAAGTTTATCCAGGATTTTGAATTTGTGGAAAAAGGAATCGTCGTGGCCGTGGCTTCCAGATCTATGGAGAAGGCTGCGGAATTTGCCGGGCAATACGATGTAAAAAAAGCCTATGGCACTTACGATGCCCTGGCTGCCGACCCGGAAGTTGATGCGATCTACATTGCCACTCCACACAATTTCCACCTGCAACACATGAAGTTGTGTTTCAATCATGGTAAAAACGTATTATGCGAAAAACCTGTTACGGTCAATGCCATTGAGTTTGAAGAAGCCACAGCCCTGGCCAAAGCAAAAAATGTTTTCCTCATGGAAGCCATGTGGACCTGGTACCTCCCCGCAGTTAAAAAGGCGAAGGAATGGATCGGGCAAGGCAAAATCGGGGATTTGAAATTCATCCGGGCGGATTTTGGCTTTAAGGCTCAATTCAATGCAGAAGACCGAACCTATAATCCCGATCTGGCAGCAGGCGCCTTGCTCGATATCGGCATTTATCCGCTTGGCCTGGCGGCCTTCCTGGTGGACAGCGAGATCAAAAATGTACAATGCGCCGGATATCTCGGGACCACGGGCATAGATGAATATAATGCCATCAGCCTGGTATATGAAAATGGCGTTTTTGTGCAGGCCTCCAGCGGCGTGGTGTCTGACCTCCACAACGATGCCTACATCGTGGGCACCAAAGGGTATATCCGTATCGTCGATTTCTGGAAATCAAAAAAAGTGATTCTCGAAACGCCCGAAGGGGTGAAAATCTTTGAGGATGAATGTCCTTCTCACGGATATAATTATGAAACTGAGGCCGTAAACGAATTGCTGCTGGCCGGTAAAAAGGAAAGCCCCGTAATCACATTAGACCATTCGATGAGATCGATGAAACTGATGGATGCCATCAGGAAGGAAATGGGGCTAAGATATCCTTTTGAGAATTAA
- a CDS encoding DEAD/DEAH box helicase, which yields MKFENYSISSEIKHNLDLLGFKRPTDIQFKSIPNILKGEDVLAIAQTGTGKTAAFAIPVLNILQDRLRNRRTEGVKCIVMVPTRELGIQITEVFKLLGRKTGVETFCVFGGVEQGPQIAKLQDGIDILVTTPGRMFDLVSQGHLLLHRVEILILDEADHMLDLGFIKDIRDLLKFLPKRRQTLFFSATINANIKKLAYSLVNNNAIRIQLSPDDPVTQNVEHSVAFVDMDDKRFFLERLINEHPDEKIIVFVRTKVRAERVLKAMERVEISAATIHSDKEQKDRFTVMDRFKSGELKVLIATDVSARGIDFPHVQYVVNYDLPDKAENYVHRIGRTGRGKERGFAVSFCSPEEQEMLKEIEGFITKKIKVMELSNSEYQKTVDFSQDASTSLKELMQEAEAFENRKKKKRKK from the coding sequence ATGAAATTCGAAAATTACAGCATTTCTTCCGAAATTAAGCATAATCTGGATCTTTTGGGGTTTAAGCGTCCGACGGATATCCAGTTCAAATCGATTCCGAATATTCTCAAAGGGGAAGATGTCCTCGCCATTGCGCAAACGGGGACGGGTAAAACGGCAGCTTTCGCCATTCCCGTGTTAAATATCCTCCAGGATCGTTTACGCAACCGCCGGACGGAAGGGGTCAAGTGTATCGTTATGGTGCCCACCAGAGAGCTGGGCATTCAAATTACGGAAGTGTTTAAGCTTCTTGGGCGAAAAACCGGGGTGGAAACATTTTGTGTATTCGGTGGGGTAGAGCAGGGGCCGCAGATTGCCAAATTGCAGGATGGAATAGATATTCTCGTCACCACTCCCGGCCGGATGTTTGACCTGGTGAGCCAGGGACATTTATTATTGCACAGGGTGGAAATTCTCATCCTCGACGAGGCCGACCATATGCTCGACCTCGGTTTTATCAAGGATATTCGCGATCTGTTGAAGTTTTTGCCCAAGCGCAGACAAACGCTTTTCTTTTCTGCTACCATCAATGCCAATATTAAAAAACTCGCCTACTCGCTGGTCAATAATAATGCTATCCGGATACAATTATCCCCGGATGATCCGGTGACTCAAAACGTGGAGCACTCGGTTGCCTTTGTTGATATGGATGACAAAAGATTCTTCCTGGAGCGACTCATCAATGAACATCCCGACGAAAAAATTATCGTTTTCGTGCGTACTAAAGTCCGCGCAGAAAGGGTCCTCAAAGCCATGGAGCGGGTTGAAATATCCGCAGCCACCATTCACAGCGATAAAGAACAAAAAGACCGTTTTACGGTGATGGATCGCTTTAAATCTGGGGAATTAAAAGTATTGATCGCCACAGATGTTAGTGCCCGGGGCATCGACTTCCCTCATGTGCAGTATGTAGTAAATTACGATCTTCCGGATAAGGCTGAAAATTACGTTCACCGCATTGGACGGACGGGAAGAGGCAAGGAAAGGGGATTTGCTGTGTCTTTTTGCAGCCCGGAGGAACAAGAGATGCTCAAGGAAATTGAAGGATTTATTACCAAAAAAATCAAGGTAATGGAGTTGTCCAATTCAGAATACCAAAAAACGGTCGACTTTTCCCAGGATGCTTCGACCAGTTTAAAAGAACTCATGCAAGAAGCCGAAGCCTTTGAAAACAGGAAGAAGAAAAAAAGAAAAAAATAG
- a CDS encoding RluA family pseudouridine synthase: MNNWNPLNNKTIKTITTHIVPEGITNIRLQDYAKVVFKPFLFSGQGAKKAIKRGNVLVNGAVALTGYWIQPGDIIELRESAETPPKIFELPLEIIYEDEHLAVINKPSGIPVSGNQFKTIRNALLFNLERSKDEDALTWPKPVHRLDAPTSGLLLIARTNLASIALGQQFEAKSIQKKYHAIVIGKTPDHGHWDSPVNGQSAYTEYKTLESVPSLKNKWISLLELWPKTGRTHQIRIHLSEAGYPIMGDKIYGTEGKVMKGKGLFLASTGLMFRHPTFNKKMIIEIEIPYKFRSLLDREKRRWKKYDP, encoded by the coding sequence TTGAACAATTGGAACCCTCTAAACAACAAAACCATCAAAACCATCACCACACATATCGTCCCGGAGGGCATAACAAATATCCGACTGCAGGATTACGCTAAGGTAGTCTTCAAACCCTTCCTGTTTTCCGGCCAGGGTGCAAAAAAAGCCATAAAGAGAGGGAATGTCCTGGTAAACGGAGCCGTTGCCCTTACGGGATACTGGATCCAGCCCGGGGATATCATTGAACTACGGGAATCAGCAGAAACGCCACCTAAAATCTTTGAACTGCCCCTGGAGATCATTTACGAGGACGAACACCTCGCTGTGATCAACAAACCCTCCGGTATTCCGGTAAGCGGCAATCAGTTTAAGACCATCCGGAACGCTTTGTTGTTCAATTTAGAAAGATCAAAAGACGAGGATGCCCTCACCTGGCCGAAACCTGTGCACCGGCTGGATGCCCCCACTTCGGGATTATTACTCATCGCCCGCACCAATCTGGCAAGCATTGCCCTGGGACAACAATTTGAAGCCAAGTCCATACAAAAAAAATACCACGCCATCGTCATCGGGAAAACGCCGGATCATGGCCATTGGGATTCCCCGGTCAATGGTCAGAGTGCCTATACCGAATATAAAACACTGGAGTCCGTTCCTTCCCTTAAAAACAAATGGATCTCGCTGCTTGAATTATGGCCCAAAACGGGAAGAACACACCAAATTCGCATCCATCTTTCCGAGGCCGGTTACCCGATCATGGGCGATAAAATTTATGGTACGGAAGGGAAGGTTATGAAAGGAAAAGGCCTTTTCCTGGCTTCAACGGGGCTTATGTTCAGGCATCCCACCTTCAACAAAAAAATGATTATTGAGATTGAAATACCCTATAAATTCAGATCCCTGCTGGACAGGGAAAAGAGGCGTTGGAAAAAATACGACCCCTGA
- a CDS encoding NAD-dependent epimerase/dehydratase family protein: MKVFISGADGFLGSNLIRELLTRNHEVVAFVKEGDDPKTIKELELEIRYGDLLDAASIEAAMEGCDAVVHTAASTGIWPYRSEIQKKINVDGTKNMVAASKANKIKRYIHIGTANSFGYGSKENPGDETLPYASGIYGMDYMDTKYEAHQFVLKEAKENNFPAIVITPTFMFGPYPARLGSAKMVVSVYQKKVNGYTKGGRNYIAVKDVCVAIANGLTQGRIGESYIAGNRNLNYKEIFTLIAGVVGVKPPKLAFPGFIAKTVGWVNTVLARTFNFEPVISTSMAQMALDEHYYSPEKARKELGLPQSSLEDAVRESFEWLKENKYI, encoded by the coding sequence ATGAAAGTATTTATCTCCGGAGCGGATGGTTTTCTGGGTAGTAATTTAATCCGCGAATTACTCACAAGAAACCACGAAGTCGTTGCTTTTGTCAAGGAAGGGGATGATCCCAAAACGATTAAAGAACTTGAGTTAGAGATCAGGTACGGCGACCTGCTGGATGCCGCTTCCATTGAAGCAGCGATGGAAGGATGTGACGCCGTGGTGCACACTGCCGCCAGCACGGGCATCTGGCCCTATCGCTCAGAAATTCAGAAAAAAATCAATGTTGATGGTACCAAAAATATGGTGGCCGCTTCCAAGGCCAATAAAATCAAACGGTACATCCATATCGGCACGGCGAATTCTTTCGGGTATGGATCCAAGGAAAATCCGGGTGATGAAACACTGCCTTATGCTTCCGGCATATACGGCATGGATTATATGGATACCAAATACGAAGCGCACCAATTTGTACTGAAAGAAGCAAAGGAGAACAACTTCCCGGCCATCGTCATCACGCCCACTTTTATGTTTGGCCCCTACCCTGCCCGACTCGGTAGCGCCAAAATGGTGGTCAGTGTTTATCAAAAAAAAGTAAATGGGTACACCAAGGGCGGCAGGAATTACATTGCCGTTAAGGATGTATGCGTGGCCATCGCCAATGGGCTCACCCAAGGCAGAATCGGTGAAAGTTATATTGCCGGCAACAGAAACCTGAATTACAAAGAAATCTTTACCCTCATCGCAGGAGTGGTCGGGGTAAAACCGCCGAAACTTGCCTTTCCTGGTTTCATTGCGAAAACGGTAGGCTGGGTCAATACGGTACTCGCCAGGACTTTCAACTTTGAACCCGTCATCAGCACTTCAATGGCCCAGATGGCGCTGGATGAGCATTATTATTCTCCTGAAAAAGCCAGGAAGGAACTGGGACTCCCGCAATCTTCCCTGGAAGACGCTGTCAGGGAGAGCTTTGAATGGCTTAAGGAAAACAAGTATATTTAA
- a CDS encoding SDR family oxidoreductase, with protein MRMDFKDKVAIITGSNQGIGKELARQLGLAGAKVVINGRNEQKLALVQEEFQKLGIDSLPLNGDISDYRFCQSLIGKTIDHYGQLDILINNAGMSAKASVEEGDPDSFKKIIEINLLGSTYTTKYAIPHLREREGSVMLISSLAGIHGLPYFAAYSTSKKALTALAESLRVELHPSNIHVGIAYVGFTETDEQKTFYNHKGELEYLEKRKNMNPTPISVTAEKIISQIKNRKKSSYHSLVGQLNRFLYRLYPPFVEMFLKRSLGKFK; from the coding sequence ATGAGAATGGATTTCAAGGATAAAGTTGCCATCATCACCGGCTCCAACCAGGGGATCGGGAAGGAGCTGGCACGTCAGTTGGGACTGGCAGGGGCTAAAGTGGTCATCAATGGAAGAAATGAGCAAAAACTCGCCCTCGTCCAGGAAGAATTCCAAAAACTGGGCATCGATTCTTTACCGCTAAACGGAGATATTTCAGACTACAGGTTTTGCCAATCCCTTATCGGCAAAACGATCGATCATTATGGTCAACTGGATATTTTGATCAATAATGCAGGCATGTCGGCCAAAGCTTCTGTGGAAGAGGGCGATCCGGATTCTTTTAAAAAGATCATCGAGATCAATCTCCTTGGATCAACTTACACGACAAAATACGCCATTCCCCATTTGCGTGAAAGGGAAGGCAGTGTAATGCTTATTTCGAGTCTGGCCGGGATCCACGGGCTTCCCTACTTTGCGGCTTATTCCACGTCAAAAAAAGCCCTGACCGCCCTGGCAGAATCGCTGAGGGTAGAACTTCATCCGAGTAATATCCATGTAGGCATCGCTTATGTAGGTTTTACGGAAACGGATGAACAGAAAACTTTTTATAATCACAAGGGCGAGTTGGAATATCTTGAAAAAAGGAAGAATATGAATCCCACCCCCATTTCTGTAACCGCTGAAAAGATCATAAGTCAGATCAAAAACAGGAAGAAGTCGAGCTATCACAGCCTCGTCGGGCAACTGAACCGTTTCTTGTACCGCCTCTATCCTCCTTTTGTGGAAATGTTTCTGAAACGATCCTTGGGTAAGTTTAAATGA